One window of Bactrocera tryoni isolate S06 chromosome 2, CSIRO_BtryS06_freeze2, whole genome shotgun sequence genomic DNA carries:
- the LOC120767332 gene encoding chitinase-like protein Idgf2, with protein MKLFALLSLALGLLVAQTGAANLVCYYDSASYIREGLGKLLTPDLEIALQFCSHLIYGYAGINPNTYQVQSLHEDLDVYKHQYSEVTALKRKYPSLKVLLSVGGDQDVDAEHPNKYLELLEGEKVKQTSFINSAYSLVRSYGFDGLDLAFQFPKNKPRKVHSDIGMVWKKFKKLFTGDFIVDEKSEQHKEEFTAFVRDVRNALRPDNMMLTLTVLPNVNSSWYFDVPALVGNLDFVTLAAFDFLTPERNPKEADYTAPLYELYDQNRLPHYNVNYQVDYWLAQQCPANKINVGIAAYGRAWKLTSDSGMTGTPVIKDTDGPAPAGMQSQNPGLLSWPEVCGKLPNPANTYLKGADAPLRRVSDPTKRYGPYAYRPADGNGEHGMWVSYEDPDSAANKAAYVHSKNLGGIGLFDLSYDDFRGLCTGDKYPILRAAKFRL; from the exons ATGAAATTATTCGCCTTACTTTCACTGGCCTTAGGCCTGCTGGTGGCCCAAACGGGCGCCGCTAATCTCGTCTGTTACTATGACTCGGCCAGCTATATACGCGAAG GACTTGGCAAACTGCTCACGCCCGACCTTGAGATCGCCTTGCAATTCTGTTCGCATTTGATTTACGGCTATGCCGGCATCAATCCCAACACCTATCAGGTGCAGAGTCTGCACGAAGACTTGGACGTCTACAAGCATCAGTATTCCGAAGTCACAGCGCTGAAGCGCAAATATCCAAGCTTGAAAGTATTACTGAGCGTTGGTGGCGATCAAGACGTCGATGCCGAGCATCCGAACAAATATCTAGAGCTGTTGGAGGGTGAAAAGGTTAAGCAGACCTCATTCATAAACTCTGCCTACTCGTTGGTGCGCTCGTATGGTTTCGATGGTTTGGATTTAGCCTTCCAATTTCCGAAGAATAAGCCACGTAAAGTGCACTCAGACATCGGCATGGTGTGGAAGAAATTCAAGAAGCTCTTCACGGGCGATTTCATCGTAGATGAGAAATCCGAACAGCATAAGGAAGAGTTTACCGCATTCGTGCGTGATGTGCGCAATGCTTTGCGTCCCGATAATATGATGCTCACGCTAACGGTGTTGCCGAATGTCAATTCATCGT GGTACTTCGATGTGCCAGCACTCGTTGGCAATTTGGACTTCGTCACTTTGGCCGCCTTCGATTTCCTCACACCCGAGCGTAATCCAAAAGAGGCCGATTACACGGCGCCACTATACGAACTATACGATCAAAATCGCTTGCCACACTACAATGTTAATTACCAAGTAGACTATTGGCTGGCTCAGCAGTGTCCGGCCAATAAGATTAATGTCGGTATTGCCGCCTATGGACGCGCTTGGAAGTTAACCAGCGATTCTGGCATGACTGGCACGCCTGTCATCAAGGACACTGATGGTCCGGCACCGGCTGGCATGCAAAGTCAAAACCCCGGTCTACTCTCTTGGCCGGAGGTGTGCGGTAAGTTACCGAATCCGGCAAATACATATCTGAAGGGCGCCGATGCACCGTTGCGACGCGTTAGCGATCCCACTAAACGTTACGGCCCGTACGCCTACCGTCCGGCAGATGGTAATGGCGAACACGGCATGTGGGTGAGCTATGAGGATCCGGACAGCGCGGCCAATAAGGCGGCTTATGTGCACTCGAAGAACCTGGGCGGTATTGGCTTGTTCGACTTGAGTTACGATGACTTCCGTGGCCTGTGCACTGGCGATAAGTACCCCATTTTGCGTGCTGCCAAGTTTCGTTTGTAA
- the LOC120767331 gene encoding chitinase-like protein Idgf1 — MRFLNALALLCAVLIPPSALAADKNLVCFYDSASYLRQGFAKLLPTDLELGLNFCSHLIYGYAGLKPQTHEVYSLNVDLDMFHYHEILLLKAKYPKMKVFLSVGGDRDVDEANPLKYLGLLESGKEGQQSFIDSSIALLKRNGFDGLDLALQLPRNKPRKVHGTVGSYWKKFKKLFTGDFVVDPQASEHKEQFTDFSKNLRDALQRANLSLALTVLPNVNSTWYFDVPKIQNNFEFINLLAFDFLTPTRNPDEADYTAPIYPLTEQNRLPHYNIEYQVDYWLKNQCPGAKINLGIATYGRAWKLTPDSGLSGVPVVAETDGPAPAGLQSQIAGLLSWPEICAKMPNNVNADYRGENAPLRKVTDLEQRYGNYALRPADENGEHGMWVSYDDPDFAAIKASYVRTKGLGGVALYDLSYDDFRGLCTGLKFPILRAIKHFL; from the exons atGCGTTTCCTCAACGCTTTAGCTTTACTCTGCGCGGTGCTAATTCCGCCCAGCGCCTTAGCTGCCGATAAGAACTTAGTGTGTTTCTACGATTCTGCGAGTTATCTGCGTCAAG GTTTCGCCAAATTATTGCCCACGGATCTGGAACTCGGCCTTAACTTCTGCTCGCACCTTATCTACGGCTATGCTGGCCTTAAACCGCAAACACACGAGGTCTACAGTCTCAATGTCGATCTTGATATGTTTCATTATCACGAGATTTTGCTGCTGAAGGCGAAATACCCGAAGATGAAGGTGTTTCTAAGCGTTGGCGGCGATCGTGATGTGGACGAAGCGAATCCGCTCAAGTATCTAGGTCTCTTGGAGAGCGGCAAAGAGGGCCAACAGAGTTTCATTGATAGCTCTATTGCGTTGCTGAAACGTAACGGTTTTGATGGCTTGGATTTGGCCTTGCAATTGCCACGCAACAAACCGCGCAAGGTGCATGGCACTGTAGGCTCTTACTGGAAGAAATTTAAGAAGCTCTTCACTGGCGATTTCGTTGTGGATCCGCAGGCTAGTGAGCATAAGGAACAGTTTACAGATTTTTCAAAGAACTTGCGTGATGCCTTGCAGCGTGCGAACCTTTCGTTGGCGTTGACCGTTTTGCCGAATGTCAATTCGACCT GGTATTTCGATGTGCCCAAAATCCAAAACAATTTCGAGTTCATCAATCTACTAGCCTTCGACTTCCTTACGCCGACACGCAATCCCGATGAAGCCGATTATACCGCACCAATCTATCCGCTCACTGAACAAAATCGCCTACCACACTACAATATCGAATACCAAGTCGACTACTGGTTGAAGAATCAATGTCCCGGCGCTAAAATCAATCTCGGCATTGCCACCTATGGACGCGCATGGAAATTGACACCGGATTCAGGCTTATCAGGCGTTCCTGTCGTGGCGGAAACTGATGGACCCGCACCAGCTGGTCTACAATCACAAATCGCCGGCTTACTGAGCTGGCCGGAGATCTGCGCAAAAATGCCGAATAACGTGAATGCCGACTATCGCGGTGAGAATGCGCCGTTACGCAAAGTTACCGATTTGGAGCAGCGCTACGGCAATTATGCCTTGCGACCGGCGGACGAGAATGGTGAACACGGCATGTGGGTGAGCTACGATGATCCGGACTTCGCAGCGATCAAGGCGAGCTATGTGCGCACGAAGGGACTGGGCGGTGTGGCGCTCTACGATTTGAGCTATGACGACTTCCGCGGCTTGTGCACGGGTCTGAAATTCCCCATACTGCGTGCGATCAAGCATTTCTTATAA
- the LOC120767329 gene encoding chitinase-like protein Idgf3 produces MKVLLLTLAFILGSVNWATASFLERNLVCFYDSKGVTRAGQAEFSTADLEIALQFCTHVIYGYVGIKPETFQLMSLNENLDIQRRHFATVTALKEKYPHIKFLLSVGGDRDAGGHEKYINLLEAGRQKQTAFIDSARDFLRSYNFDGIDLAFQLPRNKPRKVHSEAGAVWKSFKKFFTGDFIVDEKANEHKEELTDLIKDLKNTLRTDNLLLSLTVLPNVNSSWYFDAPAIADSLDLINLAAFDFLTPERNPEEADYSAPLYELYDQNRLSHYNVNFQVENWLLQRVPAGKINVGIPTFGRAWKMTKDSGNTGLPVVAATEGAAPAGPITKTPGLFNWLEVCQRLPNPSNINAKGADAPLRRISDPTKRYGTYAFHTADEDGANGVWVSYEDPDTAASKAGYVKAKNLGGVALFDITLDDFRGQCTGDKFPMLRAVKYRLL; encoded by the exons ATGAAGGTTTTACTTCTAACCTTAGCATTTATTCTGGGTTCCGTGAACTGGGCCACAGCTTCCTTCTTGGAACGCAATTTAGTGTGCTTTTACGATTCAAAGGGCGTCACACGCGCAG GTCAAGCAGAATTCAGCACGGCTGATTTGGAAATCGCGCTACAGTTTTGCACACACGTCATCTACGGCTATGTAGGCATCAAACCGGAAACCTTCCAGCTAATGAGCCTCAATGAAAATCTCGATATACAACGCCGTCACTTCGCCACCGTCACTGCGCTCAAAGAGAAGTATCCACATATCAAGTTTCTACTGAGCGTCGGCGGTGATCGCGATGCTGGTGGTCATGAGAAGTATATCAATCTGTTGGAGGCAGGTCGCCAGAAGCAAACCGCTTTCATAGATTCGGCGCGTGATTTTCTGCGTAGCTACAACTTTGATGGCATCGATTTGGCTTTCCAACTGCCACGCAACAAACCGAGGAAGGTGCACTCCGAAGCCGGCGCTGTGTGGAAGAGTTTCAAGAAGTTCTTCACTGGTGACTTCATTGTCGATGAGAAAGCGAATGAACATAAGGAAGAGCTCACCGATTTGATTAAGGATCTGAAGAACACGCTACGCACCGACAATTTACTGTTATCGCTGACAGTTCTACCGAATGTCAATTCGAGTT GGTACTTCGATGCGCCGGCTATAGCCGATAGTTTGGACTTGATAAATTTGGCTGCCTTCGATTTCCTCACACCTGAACGTAATCCCGAGGAAGCCGATTACTCCGCACCACTTTATGAGCTCTACGATCAAAATCGTCTGTCTCATTATAATGTTAATTTCCAAGTGGAGAATTGGTTGTTGCAACGTGTGCCCGCCGGCAAAATCAACGTGGGTATTCCTACTTTTGGACGCGCTTGGAAGATGACTAAGGATTCCGGTAACACTGGTTTGCCGGTAGTAGCAGCTACAGAGGGTGCAGCACCTGCTGGACCGATAACCAAAACACCAGGTCTTTTCAACTGGCTGGAAGTATGTCAACGTCTACCAAATCCATCCAACATCAATGCGAAAGGCGCTGATGCCCCACTACGTCGTATTAGCGATCCCACTAAACGTTATGGCACTTATGCTTTCCACACCGCCGATGAGGATGGCGCTAACGGTGTATGGGTAAGCTATGAAGATCCCGACACGGCGGCCAGCAAGGCGGGTTATGTCAAGGCGAAGAATTTAGGCGGTGTAGCGCTGTTCGATATCACTTTGGATGATTTCCGTGGTCAATGCACCGGCGACAAGTTCCCCATGTTGAGGGCTGTCAAATACAGGTTGCTTTAA